In one window of Halococcus salifodinae DSM 8989 DNA:
- a CDS encoding ATPase, T2SS/T4P/T4SS family, protein MDVFGSQRHTDERAAGGRESNGTESGSPDGTGTVVERIAAGAETASTLARVVDRRTVDTDPSVDEDGFFSTADGRTTVANRYDLAKAVPVEKRTHFREVTRYWVNKPYAFVVIFHSAKENEEKYYLVEPHVTEIEGDLEEFLTRKLKTAIKYSSDEVMVEGSDADRGQVIETETARLLDRYGLYDGPITGAGESGVIARLKRALGVGADDGDDEAQDGNLVGIAARPEAAVLDEDAKDLSEYQVEKLLYRLKRDFIGYGRIDGIKHDVNVEDISCDGYNSPVFVYHSDREQLISNVYHGEDELDDFVVKLAQRSGKGISKRQPQVDATLPDGSRAQLTLGYEVSDHGTNYTIRQFKDVPFTPIDLINWGTFSLEEMAYIWLCIENNKSMLFAGGTASGKTTSLNAVSLFIPSKAKIVSIEDTRELEIPQRNWVASVTRPSFSADDAGDVDEFKLLEAGLRQRPDYILMGEVRGEEGRTLFQVMSTGHTTLTTFHADNVGEVIKRFTTDPINVSKTLFTALDLVSIQTATRVRGQKVRRNKVLTEINYYDAENDEINVQDVFQWQAETDEFLRMGSSTTLEEIKFDRGWDQDRLSSELFQRKVVLAYLIDNGLNTYTEAAATLQAFINDPDTILGLIANDRLERSLDDLRGMESVLIDTDPAAEAMVPRPDPDEELEELTGAILEEADDRLFDEYRQGATPHLTTALADGGECAEGARSSPDLRSGGGEPSKGLRTSEDERSESSGSKPSEARRASSVERSESGGGERERSERERHRAPPDGSERAEGARSSPGIRSGGGEQAGGLRTTPDEDDESGGGRDTDETDDGAEGGK, encoded by the coding sequence ATGGACGTGTTCGGTTCGCAGCGTCACACCGACGAACGCGCCGCTGGCGGTCGGGAGAGCAACGGTACCGAATCCGGATCTCCGGACGGCACCGGAACGGTCGTCGAACGAATCGCGGCTGGGGCCGAAACCGCGAGCACGCTCGCCAGGGTAGTCGATCGGCGCACGGTCGACACCGATCCGTCGGTCGACGAAGACGGATTCTTCTCGACCGCCGACGGACGGACGACGGTCGCCAACCGCTACGACCTCGCGAAGGCGGTCCCCGTAGAGAAGCGCACACACTTCCGAGAGGTGACGCGCTACTGGGTCAACAAACCCTACGCGTTCGTGGTGATCTTCCACTCCGCGAAGGAAAACGAGGAGAAATACTACCTCGTCGAGCCCCACGTCACGGAAATCGAGGGGGATTTAGAGGAGTTCCTGACCCGGAAGTTGAAGACCGCGATCAAGTATTCGAGCGACGAGGTCATGGTCGAGGGCAGCGACGCCGACCGCGGACAAGTCATCGAGACCGAGACCGCCCGACTGCTCGATCGCTATGGTCTCTACGACGGCCCGATCACGGGGGCCGGCGAGTCGGGCGTGATCGCTCGGCTGAAACGCGCCCTCGGAGTGGGGGCGGACGACGGCGACGACGAAGCGCAGGACGGGAACCTCGTCGGGATCGCCGCCAGACCCGAGGCCGCGGTGCTCGACGAGGATGCGAAAGACCTCTCGGAGTACCAGGTCGAAAAGCTCCTCTACCGACTCAAGCGCGATTTCATCGGCTACGGCCGGATCGACGGGATCAAACACGACGTCAACGTCGAAGACATCTCGTGTGACGGCTACAACAGCCCGGTGTTCGTCTACCATTCCGATCGCGAACAGCTGATCTCCAACGTGTACCACGGTGAGGACGAACTCGACGATTTCGTCGTCAAGCTCGCCCAGCGCTCGGGCAAGGGCATCTCGAAGCGCCAGCCCCAGGTCGACGCCACCCTGCCGGATGGGTCGCGCGCCCAGCTCACCCTCGGCTACGAGGTCTCCGATCACGGGACGAACTACACGATTCGGCAGTTCAAGGACGTTCCTTTCACCCCGATCGACCTCATCAACTGGGGAACCTTCAGTCTGGAGGAGATGGCGTACATCTGGCTCTGCATCGAGAATAACAAGTCGATGCTGTTTGCGGGCGGCACCGCCTCGGGCAAGACCACGAGCCTGAACGCGGTCTCGCTCTTCATCCCGAGCAAGGCGAAGATCGTCTCGATCGAGGACACCCGAGAGCTCGAGATCCCCCAGCGCAACTGGGTCGCCTCGGTAACGAGACCGTCGTTCAGTGCGGATGACGCTGGCGACGTCGACGAGTTCAAACTCCTCGAAGCGGGTCTGCGCCAGCGCCCTGACTACATCCTGATGGGCGAGGTCCGGGGCGAGGAGGGTCGGACGCTGTTCCAGGTGATGAGCACGGGTCACACCACGCTCACCACCTTCCACGCCGACAACGTCGGCGAGGTCATCAAGCGCTTTACGACCGATCCGATCAACGTCTCGAAGACGTTGTTCACGGCGCTCGACCTCGTGAGTATTCAAACTGCGACTCGCGTGCGGGGGCAGAAGGTTCGTCGGAACAAGGTGCTGACCGAGATCAACTACTACGACGCCGAGAACGACGAGATCAACGTCCAGGACGTGTTCCAGTGGCAGGCCGAAACCGATGAATTCCTCCGAATGGGGAGTTCGACCACCCTAGAGGAGATCAAGTTTGATCGCGGCTGGGATCAGGATCGGCTTTCATCGGAGCTGTTCCAGCGGAAGGTCGTGCTCGCCTATCTGATCGATAACGGGCTCAACACCTACACCGAGGCCGCCGCGACGCTCCAGGCGTTCATCAACGACCCCGACACGATTCTCGGACTGATCGCGAACGACCGGCTGGAGAGGAGCCTCGACGATCTCCGCGGGATGGAGAGCGTGCTGATCGACACCGATCCGGCGGCGGAGGCAATGGTACCGCGGCCCGATCCCGACGAAGAGTTGGAGGAGCTGACGGGCGCGATCTTGGAGGAGGCCGACGATCGACTGTTCGACGAGTACCGACAGGGAGCGACGCCGCATCTCACCACCGCGCTCGCCGATGGGGGTGAGTGCGCCGAAGGCGCGCGATCCTCGCCAGACCTCCGGTCTGGCGGCGGTGAGCCGAGCAAAGGCCTGCGAACGTCGGAAGACGAGCGAAGCGAGTCTTCCGGAAGTAAGCCGAGCGAAGCGAGGCGAGCCTCGTCAGTCGAGCGAAGTGAGTCTGGCGGTGGTGAGCGCGAGCGCAGCGAGCGCGAACGTCATCGGGCTCCGCCCGATGGAAGTGAGCGCGCCGAAGGCGCGCGATCCTCGCCAGGCATCCGGTCTGGCGGCGGTGAGCAGGCCGGAGGCCTGCGAACCACGCCGGACGAGGACGACGAGTCCGGCGGCGGGCGTGATACAGACGAAACCGACGACGGCGCGGAGGGCGGGAAGTGA
- a CDS encoding type II secretion system F family protein: MSHEVGSAGYGGGSSTLGDRFYPLYRWLFDEDGDFVDDMERKLAEARMGDTVEMYLSRALGVGVIAGALLWLVVTLAGYAAVELYVTETPKLTDLRVLHGTALELFEAIKIPLFVAVSGLVFGLVGFTFGFGTLIAIPYFRASSRKREINMLLADSVSFMYALSIGGLNQLEIFEAMAEADDTYGEVAREFESIYLETEYFETDYRTAIRKQTTRTPSGELSQFLTDMLSIIDSGGDMTDFLQDKKDKHLRTAKQEQSLVLETLELFGEMYITLSVFPLLLIIILVVMSMIGGSQTTLLYVTVYALIPLIAIGFMILVSTVQQDEVGDGYLRPDDVEGEWVGKTGLGRITDLGAVEHYAGTHAVFDRIRDREGTYQTAKLLERPHLFFRDHPLAVLALTIPATIVLLGFALVSGAAPLSIDGFVANPIGSTVLWIYVPLYLNLLPLAVFYEWNVRSRRRITGKLSESLRKLSSANSTGLTLLESLRLVADTSSGRLADEFRTMHAKVNYGTSLTTALVEFNNTYHIPRLARTVNVIGHAQEASSRITEVLTTAARASENQDDLERERRSRARMQVAIIVMTFLTLLGVMAMLKVNFLGTMASTAQETSASGASGGAASGAGGPTSFGSNVDVDLMGMLFFHAVTIQGIMSGFIAGYIRSGDLLTGTKFAVVLPTVSLIVFAVI; encoded by the coding sequence GTGAGCCACGAAGTAGGAAGCGCGGGCTACGGGGGTGGATCGAGCACGCTCGGCGATCGGTTCTACCCGCTCTATCGGTGGCTGTTCGACGAGGACGGCGATTTCGTCGACGACATGGAGCGCAAGCTCGCGGAGGCGCGGATGGGTGACACCGTCGAGATGTATCTCTCGCGGGCGCTCGGGGTCGGCGTCATCGCGGGTGCGCTGCTGTGGCTCGTGGTTACGCTGGCCGGCTACGCTGCCGTCGAGCTCTACGTCACCGAAACGCCGAAGCTGACCGATCTCCGGGTGCTCCACGGGACGGCGCTCGAACTCTTCGAGGCGATCAAGATCCCGCTGTTCGTCGCGGTCTCGGGCCTCGTCTTCGGGCTCGTCGGCTTCACGTTCGGGTTCGGTACGCTGATCGCGATCCCCTACTTCCGGGCGAGCTCGCGGAAACGGGAGATCAACATGCTGCTCGCGGACTCGGTCTCCTTTATGTACGCGCTCTCGATCGGCGGGCTGAACCAGCTCGAAATCTTCGAGGCGATGGCCGAGGCCGACGACACCTACGGCGAGGTCGCGCGGGAGTTCGAGAGCATCTACCTCGAAACCGAGTACTTCGAGACGGATTACCGAACGGCGATCAGAAAACAGACCACACGGACGCCGAGCGGGGAGCTGAGTCAGTTTCTGACCGATATGCTCTCGATCATCGACTCCGGTGGTGACATGACCGACTTTCTGCAAGACAAGAAGGACAAACACCTCCGGACCGCGAAACAGGAACAGTCGCTGGTGCTCGAAACCCTCGAACTGTTCGGCGAGATGTACATCACGCTCTCGGTGTTTCCGCTCCTGCTCATCATCATCCTCGTCGTGATGAGCATGATTGGCGGTTCCCAGACCACGCTGCTCTACGTCACCGTCTACGCGCTGATCCCGCTGATCGCGATCGGGTTCATGATCCTGGTCTCGACGGTCCAGCAGGACGAGGTCGGCGACGGCTACCTCCGACCGGACGACGTCGAGGGCGAGTGGGTCGGGAAGACGGGGCTCGGCCGGATCACGGATCTCGGTGCGGTTGAGCACTACGCCGGCACGCACGCCGTGTTCGATCGAATCCGGGACCGTGAGGGGACGTATCAAACGGCGAAGCTGCTCGAACGGCCCCACCTGTTCTTCCGAGATCACCCGCTCGCGGTGCTCGCGCTCACGATCCCGGCCACGATCGTGCTGCTCGGGTTCGCGCTCGTCTCGGGTGCCGCGCCACTCTCGATCGATGGGTTCGTCGCGAACCCGATCGGGAGCACGGTGCTGTGGATCTACGTGCCGCTCTATCTGAATCTCCTGCCGCTCGCGGTGTTCTACGAGTGGAACGTCAGGTCGCGCCGACGGATCACCGGCAAACTCTCCGAAAGTCTCCGGAAACTGTCGAGTGCGAACAGTACAGGCCTCACCCTGCTGGAGTCGCTGCGTCTGGTCGCCGACACCTCTTCGGGCCGGCTCGCCGACGAGTTCCGGACGATGCACGCGAAGGTCAACTATGGGACGAGCCTGACCACGGCGCTGGTCGAGTTCAACAACACCTACCACATCCCGCGGCTCGCTCGGACGGTGAACGTGATCGGCCACGCTCAGGAGGCCTCCAGCCGGATCACGGAGGTGCTCACCACGGCGGCGCGGGCAAGCGAAAATCAGGACGACCTCGAACGCGAGCGCCGGTCACGTGCCCGGATGCAGGTCGCGATCATCGTGATGACCTTCCTCACGCTGCTCGGGGTGATGGCGATGCTAAAGGTCAACTTCCTCGGCACGATGGCGAGCACCGCCCAGGAGACGAGTGCGAGCGGCGCGAGCGGGGGTGCGGCGAGCGGTGCAGGCGGCCCGACGAGTTTCGGGAGCAACGTCGACGTCGACCTGATGGGAATGCTGTTCTTCCACGCGGTGACGATCCAGGGGATCATGTCGGGGTTCATCGCGGGCTACATCCGGAGCGGCGATCTGCTCACGGGGACGAAGTTCGCGGTGGTGCTTCCGACGGTTTCGCTGATCGTGTTCGCAGTGATCTAA
- a CDS encoding Ig-like domain-containing protein, with the protein MFEPLTQRLQRLSEDERAVSPVVGFVLIFALIMLVFTIYQADVVPAQNEEAEFKHSQTVEKQMSQLNDAMTAVSATGASRSRTIATGMQYPSRALAINPGPPAGSLRLGQKNTIGLREVSVDGSGYWDEADDGSGEPAFESKPVVYTVNYNNQQNDPRFTIRNGQLFRQYGGSEALSDGGQAGDPIPDKQIDLVLVDGDISRSGQSTSVTTSEVSSSAGYLTATTHGDTVLTFPTTLTQSEAQSTFNGKSYATLEGYNSRSDKPNTIDVTLTSGEQFRFRITKVSLGSDGNAPAHEVVPTEDTIAPDTPTATLNATVNESVSFSVLVRDKYGNPVPGVEVEANNGTNVVPDSTTTDDDGEATFSYTPTASANRTVNITAGEVTSTYDTASYDVTVEEGEETVSTDNSSVVKTGCAASGNASLIVENTYSHPVEVSISTRSGSPFTLPPDSKTTYTVGGGAMSYQITNNTDLIASGNLDCSG; encoded by the coding sequence ATGTTCGAACCACTCACACAGCGATTACAACGGCTGAGCGAGGATGAACGTGCGGTCTCCCCGGTCGTGGGGTTCGTGTTGATCTTCGCGCTGATCATGCTGGTGTTCACGATCTACCAGGCCGACGTGGTGCCGGCTCAGAACGAGGAAGCCGAGTTCAAGCACAGTCAAACAGTCGAGAAGCAGATGAGCCAGTTGAACGACGCGATGACGGCAGTCAGCGCTACCGGGGCATCGCGCTCACGAACCATCGCAACTGGGATGCAGTATCCGAGTCGCGCGCTTGCGATCAATCCGGGGCCACCCGCGGGATCGCTGCGGTTGGGTCAGAAGAACACGATCGGTCTCAGGGAGGTCAGCGTCGATGGGAGCGGATACTGGGACGAGGCGGACGATGGGAGTGGGGAGCCAGCGTTCGAATCGAAGCCAGTCGTCTACACGGTAAACTACAACAATCAGCAGAACGATCCCCGGTTCACGATCAGGAACGGGCAGTTGTTCAGACAGTACGGCGGTAGTGAGGCGCTTTCGGACGGCGGTCAGGCCGGCGATCCGATTCCCGACAAGCAGATCGATTTGGTACTGGTCGATGGCGACATCAGCCGGAGCGGTCAGAGCACCAGTGTAACGACAAGTGAAGTGAGTAGCTCAGCTGGGTATTTGACGGCTACCACTCACGGAGATACGGTGCTCACGTTCCCGACGACGCTCACTCAGTCGGAGGCACAAAGCACCTTTAACGGCAAATCATACGCCACCCTCGAGGGCTACAACAGCAGGAGCGACAAACCGAACACCATCGACGTCACACTCACATCGGGCGAGCAGTTCCGGTTCCGGATCACGAAGGTCAGTTTGGGCAGTGACGGCAACGCGCCTGCTCACGAGGTCGTCCCGACCGAAGACACGATCGCTCCAGACACGCCGACAGCTACACTCAACGCCACGGTCAACGAATCGGTCTCGTTCAGCGTACTCGTCCGCGACAAGTACGGCAACCCGGTTCCCGGTGTCGAAGTCGAGGCCAACAACGGGACCAACGTCGTTCCCGATTCGACGACGACCGACGACGACGGGGAGGCGACGTTCAGCTACACACCGACAGCGAGCGCCAATCGGACGGTCAACATCACGGCGGGCGAAGTGACATCGACCTACGACACCGCAAGCTACGATGTCACCGTCGAGGAGGGCGAGGAAACCGTCTCGACCGACAACAGCTCCGTCGTCAAGACTGGTTGTGCCGCCTCCGGGAACGCCTCTCTCATTGTCGAGAATACGTATAGCCATCCAGTAGAAGTCAGTATTAGCACTCGGAGTGGGAGTCCGTTTACGCTCCCACCCGATAGCAAAACGACCTATACAGTTGGTGGTGGAGCGATGTCATACCAAATAACCAACAACACGGACCTGATAGCTTCGGGA